Part of the Oceanibaculum indicum P24 genome is shown below.
GCCGTCCAGTAAGCGTCGCCTGACAGCCTGCTGAAATGGCGGTTGCGAGCGTGCGGGGAAACCCGCACGCTCGTTGCTCTATCCGGCTTTAGGAACGTCACGCATGAACATCCCCCTTCCGATTCGCCTGCTGGACGGGCTGAGCGCCCTGGCGGGGCGCCTCACCGGCTATGTCTCGGTCGCCATGACGCTGACCATGCTGGCCGTCCTCGTCGCCCAGGTGACGGCGCGCTATTTCTTCAATGTCGCGCTCAGCTGGAGCGAGGAACTGTCGCTGCTGCTGTTCACCTGGGTCGTGCTGTTGATCGGCAGCCTGGGGGTACGCGAAGGCTTCCATGTCCGCCTCACGCTGCTGCCCGACCTGCTGAAGCCCGTGCAGCAGCGCTGGCTCGAACGGCTGATCCTGCTCGGCATTCTGGGCTTTGGTGTGATGCTGGCCGATGGTGGCTACAGCTATGTGGCCGAGACGGTGGGCCAGACCTCCGCCGCCATTGCCTATCCCATCGAAGCGCTGCACCTGGCCGCGCCAGTCTGTGGCGTGCTGGTTGCGCTGCATGCCCTGGCCAAGATCGCCACCTCCTTCCTGCCAGAACCCGCCACCCTCAGCGAGGCCGGCTGACATGTCAGAAGCTGCCTGGATCCTGAGCGCCGGTTTCGCCGGCATGCTGCTGCTCGGCGTGCCCTTCGCCTTCGCGCTGGGAATCGCCACGCTGGGCGCGCTCCTTGCCTCCGACATTGAGGTAATCGCGCTCGCCCAGAAGATGATTTCCGGCTCGCAATCCTTCAGCCTGCTGGCCATTCCCTTCTTCGTGCTGGCCGGCGACCTGATGACCGCCGGCGGCCTGTCGCGGCGGCTGGTCGCCGTTGCCAATGCGCTGGTACGCCATGTCACCGGCGGGCTGGGCATGGTTGCGGTCATCGCCGCGCTGTTCTTCGCGGCAATTTCCGGCTCCGCCCCGGCGACCACGGCGGCCATCGGCACCATCATGATCCCGGAGATGGAGAAGCGCGGCTATGACCGTGCCTTCGCCACTGCGCTGGCGGTCTCCGCCGGCATCATCGGGCCGCTGATTCCGCCCTCCATTCCCTTCGTGATCTGGGGCGTGATCGCCGAGGAATCGATTGCCCGGCTGTTCCTGTCGGGCCTTGTTCCCGGCATCCTGCTGGCCACCGGGCTGATGCTGGTGTCCTGGTTCTATGCCCGCCGTCATGCCATCCCGCGCGAGAGCCGCGCCACCGGCCGCGAGATGGCGCATGCCTTCTGGGATGGGAAATGGGCGCTGGGCGGCCCGGTCATCATCCTGGGCGGCATCTATGGCGGCATCTTCACGCCGACCGAGGCCGCCGTGGTCGGCGCCTTCTACGCGCTGGTCGTCGGCATGTTCGTCCATCGCGAGGTGAAGCTGGCCGACCTGCCGCGCATCACGCTGGGCGCGCTGCGCACCACCGCCATCGTCATGTTCATCATCACCGCCGCCGCCGGTTTCGGCTGGCTGGTCGCCTTCGAACAGCTGCCGCCGAAGATCGCGTCGCTGCTGACCGAAATCTCCGACCATAACTGGCTGGTGCTGCTGACCATCAACGCGATGCTGCTGCTGATCGGCGCGGTCATGGACAATGTCGCGGCCATGGTGATCCTGGGCGGCGTGCTGATCACCGCCGGCAACGATCTGGGCATGGACCCGATCCATCTGGGCGCCATGGTGACCACCAACCTGACCGTCGGCATGGCCACCCCGCCCTTCGGCTACGCGCTGTTCGTCGGCGCCGCCGTCAGCAAGGTCGGGATCTGGGACATCTCCAAGGCGATGGGTCCGATGATCGCGATCATGGTGCTGGTGCTGCTCGCGGTCACCTATATCCCGGCGGTCAGCCTGGCGCTGCAGTCGCTGCTGTAGCGCCGGCGGCCCCGCGCGGAGTGTCGATCCGGGTGATGTCCTGCCGCTTCCAGCGGTGGCCCCAGTCGATCCGCACGGTCTGGGTGATGATGGCGGGCACCGGGTGCCCCAGCACCTTTGCAAGCATGGCCCGGAGGGATTCTGTTTCCTCCGGGGCCAGTGCCCGCTCCGCCTCCACGAAGGCCTCGATCTGGCCGTCGGAATATTGCACCACGCGGTAATCACGCACCGGGGCAATGGCCCGCCAGTATTCGCCGGTCAGCCGGGCCAGCCGCAGCGTGCCATCCGGCAGGCGGATGAAGCTGCGTTCACGCCCGTGCAGCGCGCCGATCACCGGCAGCGTCCGCCCGCAGGCGCAGGTACCCGCGCTGTCCGCCCATTCGGCATAGTCGCCAATCTCATAGCGGATGAGCGGCATGGCGAGGCCGTGCAGCGCCGTCAGCACCACCCGGCCCGGCTGGCCTAGCGGACAGGGCCGCCCGGCATCGTCGAGGATTTCCACCAGCACCGACGCGCTCAGCGCGTGATATCGCTGTTCATGTACTGGGCACTGGAAGGCGATCCAGCCAACCTCCTCGCAGGAATAGCGGTCAGTGATTCGGGCGCCAAAGGCGGCGCGCACCCGCGCGCGGATCTCCGGCGTCACCGTCTCGCCGAAGGTGATGAGCTGCTCCAGCCCCGCCGGCCGGGGACCACCCGCCAGGGAAAGCTCGGCCAGCCGCGATGCCAACACCGGCGATGTCACCATATAGGGCACGTCCAGTCCGGCCAGCCAGGCCAGGATATCCTCCGGCGCGTACTCGATCATGTTGCGGCAATGCGCGGTTCCGCGATGCCCGAGCGCATCGTAGAGCGGCCCCCAGACCGGCAGCACCGCATCGGGACCATCCCGGACGTTGGCGATGGGACGCCTACTGTCGCGGCCATGCCAGCGATTATCGATAAAGCCGAGCGCGGTATAGAGCGGCCGATGCATCGGCAGGTAGCGTTCGACCGCAACCGGCCTGCCGGTCGACCCCGATGTCCGCGCGACGGATATCCCCTCCTCCGCCATCCAGGGCGCGCGCGCCCGCAAGGCCACTCCCTGTTCCTGCAGCACGGCGCGGGTCAGGACCGGCAGGTCGCGGATCAGCTCAGAAACAGGCTCGCCCTCGCGCAAGGGTCGGTCCGGGTCGATAGCAGCGGCGGCCAGCCGGTCGCGCCAGAAGGGCGAGAAATCGCGCGCATGGCGCAGCAGGGCACGCAGGCTGTTCGCCTGCCGTCGTTCCTGTTCCGCTGCCGGCAACCGCTCGAACGCATCGAGCTGCGCGGCGAGATTGAGGATGCGCGTGGCGGCGGCTGGCAGGTCGCCTTCTGCTGGGGGATTGGTCGTCGTCTGGCTCATCGCGCAAGGATACCGGCTGACAGCATATCGGGCCATAAACAGCTTCCGGAAAACTAAGCTGTTGAGGCCAGCGCGCCGTCGGCCTAAACCGAAACAAGGTGCATCCGTAATCCGCAGCAGAAAGATACCGGCTGGCCATGCTCGACGTCAGGACCATTCTGGTTGTCATTCTGGTGGTTGCCACGCTCCAGGGCGTCGGCTTCTTCGTGCTGCACCGCACGCAGCCCGCCATACCGGGCCTGCGGGCCTATGGCACCGCCTTCATCATCTTTGCCGTCGGGATGGCGCTGCTCTCGGCCCGCGGCATGATCGCCGACCTGTACAGCATCACCCTTGGCAATCTTCTGGTTGCCTCCGGCCACCTTATCCTCACGGGCGGGCTCTACCGTTTCTTCGGCAAGCGGCGCCCGCGCTGGCTGGACGTGATCTTTGCCGTGACCTTCCTGCTGGTGTTTCCGCTGTATGTCTATCTGGACCCGGGTAATATCTCGCTCCGCGTGCTGATCTCCGGTTTCGTCCTGGCATCGGCCTTCCTGTGCATGGCCTGGCTGCTCTGGCAGGACGATGATTATCCCCGCCCCCTGCGCTGGATACTGATCGTGCTGATCCTCATCCACAGCAGCTTGCTGGTCGGGCGCGGCATCGTGCTGTTCCTGACGCCGGGCCAGGTGGAGATGGTCGCGAACCATCCGCTGCATGCCCTGCTGTTCCTGGAAACCAACGTCTTCATGACCTTCCTGTTCATCGGTCTGGTCGGGCTGGTGATGGCGCGCACCGCGGCCGACCTGGCGCGCAAGAACCGGGAACTGACGGCCGAGATCGGCATCCGCCAGCAGCTTCAGGAAGATCTGTCGGCCAGTTTTGCGAAGGAGAGCGACCTCCGCCAGCAGCAGCAGCATCTGCTGCATCTGGTCGGGCACGAGTTCCGCACCCCGCTTGCCATCATCGAACGGGCGACGGAAATGATCGGGGTTCTGATCACCGCCCCGCCCGCCGCCGTGGCCGAACGGTTGCGCGCAATCCAGGAAGCGGTGCGCCGGCAGCGCCTGCTGATCCAGACTTTCCTGGCGACGGAGCGCGTGGAGGAAAGCATCGTCCAGAAGGAACCGCTGGAACTGGGAGACCTTTCCCGGGAAGCCGTGAATTATTTCGCCAGCACCGGGCAGGAGACGCGTATCCGCCTTACCGCCGCCCCGGACGCGCTGCCGATGATCGGCGATACGGCGATGATCTCGACGCTGTTCGTCAATCTGCTGGACAATGCGCTGAAATATTCGCCGGCTGACAAGCCTGTCCAGTTTGCGCTGCGGCGCGAGGGCGACCGGGCCGTGACGACGATTGCCGACCAGGGCATCGGCATTCCGGCGGCGGAGCGCGAGCGTATCGGCCAGCGCTTCTTCCGTGCCTCCAATACCAGCGGCCGCGGCGGCACCGGGCTTGGCCTGCATACGGCAATGCGCATTGTCGAGCTGCATGACGGCACGATGCGGATCGACAGCAAGGACGGCCAGGGCACCATGATCGAGGTCAGCCTGCCGATTGCCCAGCCCGAGGCCGGACTGCCCGAAGCCGGAGTGCCCGGGGCTGACACAGACCTGCCATCTGCTACGGGTGGTTGAAGCGGGTTTCCGCATCACGTTATGGTTAAGAAGAAAGTGTGAAAATAAGACGCAGAATTGCTGATGACCCATATTCTCGTCGTCGAGGACGAACCTTCGTTACGGGCTGACCTCGTCGATTATCTCACCATCTGCGGCTATGACGCGACAGGAGTCGCCGGCGCGAAGTCGTTCGAGACCGCCTTTGCCACGCGCGAGCCGGATATCCTGATCCTCGATATCGGCCTGCCGGACGGCAATGGCCTCGATCTGGCGCGACAGGCACGCGCACGGTCTGACTGCGGCATCCTGATGCTGACCGCGCACAGCGAAGCGGAAATGCGCGTCGAAGGCCTGGACAGCGGCGCCGACGCCTATCTGGTGAAACACACCAGCCTGACCGAGATCGCCGCGACCGTGCGCAGCCTGCTGCGGCGGCTGGACCGCAAGGGCCAGGGCAGCACTGCCGATGGCAACTGGCGCCTCGACCCGTCCGGCTGGTATCTGACCGCGCCGAACGAGATCTCCGTTTCCCTGACCGCGACCGAGATGGCCTTCATGGCGGCACTGGTCGCCGCCAAGGGAAATATCTGCCCCCGCGAAACACTGCTGGAGGCGGTCAGCCGTCCTGGTGCGGCCGCCAACGAGCGCAACCTGGACGCCATCGTCCGCCGCCTGCGGCGCAAGGTGGAAAGCGCGACCGGGACAAAGGCGCCCATCCGCATGGTCTATGGCCGCGGCTACCTGTTCACCACCCAGCCGGACGGCGACGGCCAGCAATAAAAAAAGGCGGCGACCCCGAAGGATCGCCGCCCTGAATGCATCCTCTGTAAGACTTAAATGCCCATGCAAGGATGAATTACATAATTTCAAATACTTAGAATTTCATTTTGCAGATTACTTTATACCTTTTGCAAATCAAACAATTTGCCATCTGCCTAGACGCCATTGGCGGAAGGGCAAGCCGGTTGTATTATCCCGGCCTCATAAACCGGCAATGGGGGATGGAGCGATGGCCGGCATCCGCACACTGATGATCCTGGCATGTGCGCTGGCACTCTCCGCCTGCGGGTCTATGTCCGGCGGTGCCGTGCAGACGGTAACGGTGGACACCATGCCGATGCCGGGCGCCAGCTGCACGCTCACCAACCCCAAGGGAGTCTGGCACGTTCCGCGCACACCGGGATCTGTCACGCTGGCGAATTCCGGCTATGACCTTACGGTCAGTTGCCGGGATGAACATGGCGCAGGCGGCGAAGTGGTGGCACCGGCAAAGCTGGCGGATGTCTATCTCGGAAATGTCCTACTGGGTGGAGCCATCGGCATGGCCGTCGATATGAGTACGGGTGGCGCCTATACCTACGATCCCCGGATCATCGTCACCATGCGGCCCGGCGGCGGACGGACAGCCCAGCGCGGATCATCCCTGCCCGGCCGACGCGCCAGCGGCGATCCTTCAATTGTGCCAACCCCTGCCGGACGCGCACCGGACCCGATGTTCGACCGGCACCAGCAAACCACACCGACAGCGGGATTCTGCTGCGGTCCGCTGCGGCCCTGATAACGGAAACCCTCGTGCCCTCGATCAGCACCATCGAGACCGTGCGCGACGCGCTGGCCTATGATGCGCAGATCACCGCGCAATGCCGTGGCTGCGGCCATCGCGCCGAAGTGCCGACCACCCGGCTGCACGAACCACGCTATTCCGGGGGGATTGCCGGACTTGGCCACCAGCTGCGCTGCACCCGCTGCGGGCGCAAGACAGGCGCGGTCATAACCATCACCTTGCCAGACGGGCAGTCGCGCATTTTTTAACGCGGTTTCTGCGTTTTTCTATTGTGTCATATGCGGTTTCTGCGTATATTGAGGGGGTCAGGCAATTGGGCCTGACGAACGCAGAAAGGGGGTGACGCAAAATGAGACTTCTACCGAGGCGGCTTCGCTTCGAAATCCAAATTCGGCCCTTCAAACTGACTTTGGAAATCGACTGGTAGCTGCTAGGGGGGCCGGGGAAACCCGGTCCCCCACGGTAGGGGCTGGCGTCACCCCCTTCGCTGAAAGGAATATACTATGAAGCCTGCCGATCTGAAAGCCCTGCGCAACACGCTCGACCTCAACCAGGCTGATATGGCCACACGCATGGGATTGGGGGCGCGCGCCTATCAGGCACTGGAAGCGGGTGAGTCGGCGATTCGCCCGATCCATGTCAACGCCGCCGAACGTGCGGCGCTGGCCATCGCCGTGGAACACCGCCAGCCGATGCTGGCACCGGCGAGCATCCGCCGCGATGCGCTCGACCTGGTGGCCCTGCTACGCGGCGATGCAGATAATGAGAAAGGACATGAAAATGTTTGATGTCACAAAAGGTCTGCCAACACTTTATGCTGTGAAAATCAAAGAAGACGTTACGTGCAAAGACATTGATGGAATTTACGTTCTTTTTAAAGAAGGTGAGTTTATCTATGTTGGCACGGTCACAGCATCCGGCGAAATACCACATCGCGCATCACGCGGAATATCAAATGATGATGCGGCAATATTATGCGAAAGTAAGAAAGCAATACCTCATTACAAGTAAACACGATAGACGCCAAAACTTAGAACTTACTTCCGGCGCTCCATTTCGCGGGCGCCGAACCACCAGACGATGGCCGCCGTGGTGGCATAACTCACCATCTCGATCACGTCCTGCCGCTGGCTGGCATTATCCAGCGAGAAGTAAATCAGCCCGGTCAGCACGATCAGCCCCAGCGTGAGGGCCGGGCGCACCAGCCGCAGGATGTTGACCACCCACTGGCTGGCCCGGCCATACCCCCGGTCGTGATCGTAGGAACCGGTGCGCATCGCCTGCGTCGCCTCGATATCGGCGATCGCCTGTTCGCTTTCCAGCTCCATGCCGCGCGTCTGCATGGCCAGCTGCTGCAACGCCAGCTCGTGCTTATAGTCCTGCGCGCGCTCCGCCATCCGCTGGCGCGCCTCGGCCCATCGGCTGACAGCGGTGAAGATCATGCCCAGCAAGCCGGTGGCGCCACCGGTCAGGATCGAAGTCAGGAAGTCGAAGATACCCATGGTTAGTTCCCCCATTTGCCCCAGCGCCGGGCCGGGCCGCAATCCACATGCAGGAAGGTCGAATAGAATCCGAAGCCGGTGAAGCCGGCGGCATGGCACACCGCCAGCAGCTGCGCGCGCGTATGGCCGCGCAGGCTGATATCGAAGGCATCGCCGGCCTTGTGCCGGCTCAAGGGTGCCCCGCCGACGCGGGCGTTATGCACCGGGTCGCGGTAGCCGCTCGTGATCAGCATCGGGCGGGCCAGCTCTGACCGCGCCCATTGCAGACGGTCCAGCGCCGCCGGCACGATCAGGATGGAGCCATCCCCCCGGCTGGCGATCTCGCGCGGGCTGAAATCAGGCCAGCGCCAGATCCCGGCCGGCACCTCCGACCAGTGCGCGAAATGCACCGGCTGCGTCAGTGCGGGGGCGGCCTCGCCTTGCGATTTCCAGGACCGGAACATTGCCGCCCCCTATTTCCGCCGGCTGCCGAGATAGGTGCGCAGCGCGGCTTCCGTACCCTTCGGCCCCAGATAGGCCAGCACCCCGATGGCGGCGGTATGCGGCCAGCCGGTCAGCCCCAGATAATCGGCGACGCCCTGCCCCACCACCGCCATGGCGATGGCGATCGTCAGTTCGTACACCAGCAGCAGCGACCAGAATTTCCGCTGCTTGCGCCGCACCTCTTCCACATGCCAGATCAGCCTGCCAAGGCAGGCGACCAGGAAGGCAATCGCCAGCGCGAACATCGATTCGCGGATCGGCGGCGGCACATTATCGATCGGCATTCATCCCTCCCTTCAGACAAACGAAAACCCGCCTCCCTTGCGGCAGGCGGGCTGGTCTGGCGGGAGGGGTGCCTCCTACCAGAGCGTGGCTTGCGGACTCGTCAGCGCGGCGGTGGCATTGGCGGAGGTGATGATCAGTTCAGTCACCCGCTTACCCTCACCGCCCGCGACCGTGTAGGTGGTCTCGACCGGCTGCATCGGGAAGTCACTGAAGATATCCCGCACCGCCTCATGGTCGTTCAGCGACAGCACGAAGCCGCCGGCAATATCGGCCAGCTGTTTCGCCATGGCGTTGAACTCGTCGCGCCCGAAGATCGGACCGTAATCTGTCTCGCACCCGTAATACGGCGGGTCGAGATAGAACAGCGTCTCCGCCGTGTCGTACCGCGTGATGAACTCCGACCAGGGCAGGCACTCGATCACCACCCCGGCCAACCTTTCATGCAGCTCTTCCAGCAGCGGATGCAGGCGCGTCACGTCGAACCGCGCTGGCGTGCCCGGCGAGGTACCGAAGTTCCGCCCCGCTACCTTGCCGCCATAGGCCAGGCGTTGCAGATAGAGGAACCGTGCCGCCCGTTCCAGGTCAGTCAGCGTTACCGGATCGGTGGCGATCAACCGCTCGAACTCCGTCCGCGTCGTCACCTGGAATTTCAGCATGTCCAGGAACGCCACGAAGTGCCGCTGCAAGACGCGGAAGAAGGTCGCCACGTCACGGCTGTAATCGTTCACCACCTCGCAGGCCGGTGCCCGCCGCCGCCGCAGGAACACCCCGCCCATACCCACGAAAGGCTCCGCATAGGTCTGGTGCGGCACCTGCTCGATCGCTGTCACCAGCCGCTGTGCCAGATGCCGCTTGCCGCCCAGATACGCAGCGGCCGGCCGCGCCGGACGCACCGGCCGCCATTGCCCGATGGACTCCATCTCATGCCCTCAATTACTCTGCCCCCGCCTGTGATCGCAGGTGGCGGGCCGGCCAGTCTCGGCCGGGATTGGCTGGGCGAGATGTACGTCTCGCGGTTCGGGGTGTTGGTAGCACCCCTCCCCCGCCGGCCCCATAAGCCGGGGAAGCGTTTCGCGGCGGGCGTTAAATGGCCGGTGAGGCCGGTCTAGGCTATGCGTCGTCGGTCAGGTCGCCGGTCATCGAGAACGCCCCGCCCGTGCCCTTATTGTCGGCCCAGTCGATGGCCGGGCCGGCGAAGTACACGGTGGGCGCAGTGCCGGTGGGGCCGCTGCCATCGACATTCATGTTCACTTCCTGTAGGTCGGAGGTGATGAATTTCCGCCGGTTGGCCGTCACGCTCAAATCCAGATATTCCGCCGTGTTGATGTAGAGATGACCGATATCCGCCAGCAGATTCGGCAGGGTGGACGCCCAGTCGTTGCTGGTCTGATAATCGGTCTGCACCCACTCCGCCGATCCGCTGCCGGAGACGCTTCCGCCCAGCGGCACCATGTTCTGGTCGTTCAGATAACCGTGCCGCACATTCAGGCTGTTATCGAAACTGCCCAGCAGGTGGTACCAGCCGCCGGGCACGATGGTGCCGGCTGGCGTGTCGAACAGATAGGCGGCGCCGGGAATCGGCGTTACGGTGTTGACGATAGAAATGAAGGACCGGCCTGCGGTGTTGACATAGATCCGCGACCGGCCGCCGGTGCCCTTGCCGGTATCCCGCGTTGACCAGAGATAGGCAGGGCCGTTTGCGTTGAAGCCGATAACGCGGAACCACACCGAGATGATGCCACGCTGCTGGTTGCTCACCCCGGTCAGGGCGCTGTTGCGATAGACCCGGTCGCCGCCGGCGCCCAGCGTGCGGAACCGTGCCCAGTGCAGCGGCGGCTGCGCGCCGGGAAAGCCGCTCCAGTCGAAGCGCCGCAGCCGCTGGAACACCTCGTTGATGTGCCAGGCGCCGCGATAGAGATTGCTGCGCCCCGGCGTGAAGCCCAGCCACCCGGCCTCCAGCCCCGTCCGGCCGGTCATTATTCTTCCTCCGCCTGGTCGATCTCCAGGATGCTGGCCGTCAGGTCCAGCAGATTGGCGGCGCTGGCCTGGCCCTGCAGCTGGTCGCCTGCCTTCAGCAGGATCTTGCCGGCCACCAGCTCGACCGAGGCGCGGTTCGGAATCGAGAGATTGCCGGTGATGGTGCAGGCGGCATTGCCGTCCGCCGCGTCCAGCCACTGCACATAACAGCCGGCCTCGCCGCTGCCCCGGCTGGCGGCCAGCAGCCCCAGCACGAAGGCGACCTTGCCGGCCGGCACCGTATACAGTGACGCCCAGCTGGTCGGCATCGCCGCCTGCTTGGCATTCGTGAATCGCTCCGCCATCAGCTCACCCCGATCACCAGCCCCAGCGACACCCCGCCGCCGGACGCATCCACATACTGCTTGGTTGCCGCCTGCAGCGGCTCCGCCGGATCGGCGGGCAGCACCAGCGGCCCGCTCATGGCGTCGCCCGTCCGGCGCACATAGGTCTGGTTGGCATAGGACAGCGGTATCGGATCGCCCGGTCCCTGGGGATCGCCGATGCTCTGCCCGGCCCGCACCGGCACGGCCACGCGCCCGCCCTGCGCGGCCAGCCGTTCGGCCATGATGTCATAGGCGTAGATCGAGGGGTCTTCCTCGGACAGCACCAGGTCCACCCCGCCATCCTCGGCAAAGGCCCAGCGCTCCACCAGGAATGCCTTGGCCGTCCAGCCGAACCGCGCCACGGTCAGTGCCACGCATTCGCCGGGCAGCGGCGGCAGCCCGGCCAGCTTCGCCGGAAACACCACTTCCAGCGGGAAGCGCTGCCGGCGCAGCACGATGCTGGCGATACGCTGCGCGCGATGCTCCCGCAGGGTGAAGGGCAGTTCGACCTCGCGCCACACCTGCAAGCTGGGGTCAGGCTCGGTTGTCAGGCCGGGCATCTCGGTTTCCTCGTACAGTGCCGCCGGCTCGACATAGCGCGCGCGCACCCCGTTGAAGGCGTCGGACAGGGCAGCACGCGGGCGAAGCTGCAGCGGGCCGCGCAGATCATCCTCGTCCAGCGTGAGAATCGGCGCCGACCAGGCGCCTGGATAGAACCGCCAGCTGCCCTGCGCATAGACGATGCGCCCGGCCATCGACGTCGCCATACGCTCCAGCACCTCGATCGGCGCCTGGTCGAGTGTAACCACCCCGTCCAGCGTGTAGCGTCGCGTGGTGCCTGTCATGAACACATCGGTGGCCGCCGACCGGCTACTGACGATGGTGGTGGAATCTGCAGGGTCGCGCAGAGTGGCCGCGATATAGGCCGGGTTCGTCCCGAAGTCGGTACCACCGCCCTCGTTCCGCGCATAGACGAAGGCGATGCGGTGCGGCCCGGCTGTCAGCGGCACCTGTGTCACGGCGGGCGGGTTCACCGTCCAGGACTGCGCGGCATAGCTGGTCAGCCCGTCCACCACGACATAGCCGCCGGCCCGCGCCACGGCGCGCAGATTGTAATCGCCATCGACCGGCGCGGTAAAATCCACCTCGATCCAGACATCGCCGCGCAGCTGGTTGTAAGGTGTCGTGCCATCGACCGTGGCCGCCGCCGCATTATCCTGCTGGAAGGCGAACCATGACGCATCGCTGACCGCCACGCTGGCAACCGCCGTTGGCACCATGGCGACGATGGTGACGGTCGGCACCGCCATCGGCGTGCCGGTATTGCCGATCGGGTCATCGCTCGCACGGCTGTCCGCCACCGGCACATCATCCTGCGCGGCATCGCTGCCGGCATCCAGATCGCCGATCACCTGCCAGGCAATCCACCAGGGATCGCTCACCAGCCCGTCATTGCGCCAGCTGACCGTGAAGGTGACGGTCTGGCCGCTGATGCGCCCCAGCGATGCCTGCCGCACCGTGCCGCTACCCTGCGTATCGAAGGGCAGCAGCACCGCGCCGGTTTCCAGCGTGGCGCCGACCGTATGGCTGCCCGCCAGCCGCAGCCGCAGATTGGTCAGGCCGCTATTGGCCACAGGCACCTGGAAGGAAAACCGCGCCTGCACCACGGCGCCCGTCGCTTCCAGCGCGGTGCTGGCATTGTCGCTGATCGCCAGCGCCAGCTCGGCCAGGTCACCGCTGCCGGTCACCGGGATCAGGCTGCTGCCGATTGTCTGCGGCTC
Proteins encoded:
- a CDS encoding phage tail protein, yielding MPAGVPILASVVGSALGLGAIGTAVLALGASVAMGVFGGSLFGKKGGPGQSPRDLKRTVRGSVEPRKVVYGWARIGGPLVKVASTGEANRDLHMMVALCQGAVTDIPHVFLNEAIYQNTGGLAYLDGSPRDYGLKGQVDWRSVDLANPTPAEAGAIDAMPGFLNVFPADYSFDGQRLYDQGRNTVIRAWTGQPGQPADAAAIADIEGWTEDHRGLGIAYLYAKLTHESADVWPSGIPSLSAIVQGRPVYDPRKDSTQSGGSGAHRADDPDSWEWSRNPVLCALDYIRAGSVDIDWPDGVPPFQGLAAPDAEIDWGHVMAAANLCDEDVPGKLPLAAAVEPQTIGSSLIPVTGSGDLAELALAISDNASTALEATGAVVQARFSFQVPVANSGLTNLRLRLAGSHTVGATLETGAVLLPFDTQGSGTVRQASLGRISGQTVTFTVSWRNDGLVSDPWWIAWQVIGDLDAGSDAAQDDVPVADSRASDDPIGNTGTPMAVPTVTIVAMVPTAVASVAVSDASWFAFQQDNAAAATVDGTTPYNQLRGDVWIEVDFTAPVDGDYNLRAVARAGGYVVVDGLTSYAAQSWTVNPPAVTQVPLTAGPHRIAFVYARNEGGGTDFGTNPAYIAATLRDPADSTTIVSSRSAATDVFMTGTTRRYTLDGVVTLDQAPIEVLERMATSMAGRIVYAQGSWRFYPGAWSAPILTLDEDDLRGPLQLRPRAALSDAFNGVRARYVEPAALYEETEMPGLTTEPDPSLQVWREVELPFTLREHRAQRIASIVLRRQRFPLEVVFPAKLAGLPPLPGECVALTVARFGWTAKAFLVERWAFAEDGGVDLVLSEEDPSIYAYDIMAERLAAQGGRVAVPVRAGQSIGDPQGPGDPIPLSYANQTYVRRTGDAMSGPLVLPADPAEPLQAATKQYVDASGGGVSLGLVIGVS